A window of Variovorax sp. HW608 genomic DNA:
CTGCGCGCGGCGGCAGGCGCGTTCTTCGACTTCTATCGATCCAACCCGCGCGACCTGGACCTCGGCTTCTACCTGTTCCAGGGAATGAAGCCGAGAGGCCTCACGCCGGAACTCAACCACGAGCTCAACGCCCGGCTGCTTGATTCGCTGCAGCCTGTTCAGGCGGAACTGGAGCGACTCGGGATGCGGTCCGCGGCAGCGCTCGAGGAGGTGACCGCATTGTTCGCACACACGGTCGGGATCCTGGTGCTCAGCCATACCGGTCGCATCCGCCTGTTCAAGCAGGCGTCGCTCGACCTGTTCAACACTTACCTGGAGCAGCTGCTCGGGCGCGCCGGGTCGTCGCCGAGGAGATGATCCGGCCCGCCGCCGTCAACGGGCCGCGGACCTGCGAGCGACTGCCCGGGCGACCAAGACTGACGAACGGCTGATCGACATTAATGCCCCGGATAACCCCGCACGCCCATCGCACGCCGGCATTGGGCATCATGCCCACTGAATTGGGGGGTAGTAGCGTGATGGTTGAGTGGGCTGAGCAATTTGCAGCCGAGATGTTGCGTCTCGGGCAAGGGCGGCCGGTGTACACGGACATGCTGGACTGGGCCTTCGAGCTCTGGCCGGTCTGGAAGCATTGCGATCCTGAGGCGATCGCACGGGTCGAGTTCCGAAATATGGCCCAGGACGAATAGGGGCAGGCGGCTGTCAATCGACCAGACGCGGGATATAGCTGCTCAAGGCTTTTGCCGCTTGCTGGAGCAGCTCGAACTCCGAATCCGCCACGGGATGGCTTCTCATATCGAAGTGGCTCATGGTCCCCCACAACGCGCCCTCGTCGTTCAGGACAGGGACGCTGTGGTACGAGACGACGACGCCTCGATAGGGATGGCCTGCGAGCCGCTCATCGCTGGCGGAATCATTGGTGCGAAAGACCTGGTCCCTGCGTACGAACTGGCAGAAGCTCTGCTTGAACGGCACGGCAATCAGGAACTCGGGACGCATCTGCCTGCGCTTGTCATGGAGGAGCACGTTGCGAAGCAGGTCCCCTTCGAATCGATAGATGGCCGTGTAGCGATGCGGCACGCCGCTGTTCAGGTATTGCAGGGCCGCCTCCGGCCCCTCGCTCGCGAGCAATGCCGAGAACGTTTCGAGATTTCTTTCAGACACGCTGCATGCTCCTCCTTCTGGTCTGTTCGGTGGCCGCAAGGGGCGCGGCTCTGATGGGACGCAAGAATACGCTGCAGTGAATGTATTGTCCCCCTGCGCGCGGGAGGGGGAGGACTTGGGAGGGCGGTCTGCTCGGTCGGCTGCGCCGCGATCAGAACACGTGACGAATCCCCAGGTCGTAACCGTAGCCGGTGTCGGCGCGATAGCCGGCGCTCTGGTTCAGGAGGTCGGTGACGCTCGGGTTCAGATAGCCGACGTTCCCGTTGGGCGGCAGGGCGGGCGGAATGGCGGCGCCGTTCTTGTTCTTCGTGTATCCAAAAGTGGCGTAGAGCAATGTGCGCTTGGAGAGGTTGTGCACATAGCCCAGCGCCAGCTTGTCGGCCTTGGGATCCGGCACGCTCACTCCCGGGCTGGCCTGGGCGACGTTCTTGAGGTCCGCCTGAAGGTGCGAGTACGAAGCGCGAATCAGGCCCGGACCGACGGGCACGGTCAGGCCGAGCAGGTAGCCGGTGATCGTGATGTCGCCAGAAGGCGCGAACGGGGACTGGATCTTGCGGTCGTTCTGCAGTTCGACGTGCGAATACTCACCGAACAGCTTCGCCGGCCCGAAGTCGTACGAACCGGCGATGTTTCCCGTGTTGAGGTATTTCGTGATCCCGGCGAAATAGTCGTCGCCGACGACACTCGAACCGTACGCCGCAGCGACATCCAGCGGACCGTTCGCGTAACCGAGGCGGGCTCCCGCGTAGCGCCCGGTGCGCGCGGTGTTCGGGGTCGGCGGGGTCAAGGTTCCGGGGTCGTACTTGGTGTTTTCGCCAAAGGCGTACATCACATGGCCGTAGAAGCCGCCCAGATCCGGGGGCAGGAAGTAGCTGACGCTGTTGCTGGCACGGACGTAGTTCGGGTTGACGACCAGGTTGCCGATCGTCCCCGCGCTGCCGGCGCCGCCGAGCAGCATGCTGATGGCGACGGCACCCACCCCGACGGTCTGGAAGGGGTCGAAGACATTGTCATTCCAGAAAGTCGGGGTGTAGTCGCGCCCCAGCCGCACTTCACCGAACGCGCCCGACAAGCTCACCGTCGAACGACGGTTGAAGGCCACGCCAATGGGGGTGAGGCTGGCTCCCGTGTCGTTGGCGATGCCCGCTTCGAGCCAGAAACTGGCGGCGAGGCCTCCGCCGAGGTCTTCCGTTCCGCGAAACCCGACGCGGCTGCCCGTGTAGTTGCCGCTCGAGAGCACCCACTGGCTCTGTCTCACGTCCGGATGCGGCACCGGCAGCGCGGGGTTGGCCGGGTTGAAGGCGTTCACATACTTGCTGTTCGTCTGGTAGTAACTCACCGCCGCATCGAGGACACCGAACAGCGTGACGGACGACTGGGCCGAAGCCGAGCCGGCGGCAACCAGGGCTGCGATGCAAGCAAGGGTCTTCTTTTTCATGGGCATGTCTCCACGCCGCAGGGTAAACCAGTTTGCCGGCTAGGTCATTCGGGTCACCGCCACCATCACCGAATAGGCCTTGAACACTGCCGTGGCGGGCTGGCCAACGGCGAGGCCGAGCGCGTCGACCGCGTCGTTGGTCACGCTGGCCGTGAGCGTGGTTCCGCCGGGCACGGTCAATCCGACGAGCGACGACACCGCCCCTTTTTCCACGCGCGAGATCGTGCCCGCGAACTGGTTGCGTGCGGACAGCGCGTAGCCGGCGAAGTCGGTCACCAGCACGATGGCCGAGGACTTGATGAGCGCGATGGCCTCCTTGCCCGGCTCGGCCTTCAGGCGCGTGGCCGCGGCGGTGGTCATGGTGGCCACGATCTCCTGGCCGCCGGCGACGGCGATCGTCACCTGCGTGGTGACGGGTCCGCTTTCCACGCCGGCAATGGTGCCGGCGAACTGGTTGCGAGCAGTGGTCTTCATTGCGATTCTCCTGAGAAGTCCGGCCAGCGCCGGCTGTTGGTTGAGCCAGTCCTCCTGCGCCCGCAGGAATTCGCCGTGCCTCGACTGGAGGCGGCGCCAGGCGGCCAGCAGTTCGTGCGCCGCGGGCGTCAGTCGGCTGCCGCCCCCTCCCCGGCCCCCGGCAGCGCTTTCCATCAGCGGCTCGCGTGCCAGGTTGGTGGCGGTGTCGATCAGCAGCCAGGCGCCCTTGTAGCTGTAGCCCGCGGCGCGCGCCGCGCGGTTGATCGACCCGGTGCCGCCGATGGCTTCGAGCAGCGCGAAGAAGCGCGCATCCAGCCTGCCCGCCAGCTTCAGCTCGCCGGACAAGAGGGTCACGTCAGCCATAGGAGAAGGCCTCCAGCATGGCGCGCACGCCCAGTTGCGTGGGACTGGGCGCCGCGGTCTCCGCCTCCGGGAGCAGCACACGCCGGACCACCTCGCGTTCGACACCCCGGCGGACGTCCACCTCGCGCACCACGCGACCCTGCTCGACGACGAACGCGACGTCCGCCAGCGCCAGCACGTCATCGATGTCGTGCGTGATCATGACCACCGGCAGCTTCCAGCGCGCGCGGACCTCGGCCAGCTCGCGGCGCAAGTCCCGTCGCAGCTCTGGATTGAGCGCGGCGAAAGGCTCGTCGAGCAACAGCACCGAAGGCTCGCAGACCAAGGCGCGTGCGAGCGCCACGCGCTGCTGCTGGCCGCCTGACAATGCGCCGGGACGGCTGCGCGCCAACGGCCCGAGGCCGAAGCTGTGCAGCAGTTCGTCAACACGCTTTGCATCGCGCGGCGACATGCGCCGCCGGCACCAGCTCGTGAGCCCGAAAGCCACGTTGTCGCGCACGTCCAGGTGCGGGAACAGCGCATAGTGCTGGAACAGGTAGCCCACGCCTCGCGCCGGGACCGGCACATCGATGCCACGGCTTGCGTCGAAGAGCGTCCGTCCCGCGATGCGCACATGGCCGGCGGCGGGCCGCATCAGGCCCGCGATCGCTTGCAGCGTGATCGACTTCCCTGCTCCCGAAGGGCCATAGAGCGCCACCACCGGAACGTCGGCCGCGAGTTGCATGTCCAGGTCGAAGCGGCGCGTTCCGTCGCTGAGCGAGAGTTGCAGATCCAGATCGATCATCGACGTGTCCACGCACCGGTCAAGGCTGGGCGAAGCCGTGCCTGGCCAGCACCTGCTGCGCCTGGGGGCCGAGCAGGAAGGCGATGAAGTCGGCGGCCAGCGCCTTGTTCCTGCTCTCGCTGACCACCACCGCCGGGTAGCTGACCGGCGTGTGGCCCTGCGCGGTGAGAACGATCCGGACCTTGTCGCCGCCGATGGCCGCATCGGTGCGGTAGACGAAGCCGGCCTCGGCCTCGCCGCGCGCCACGTAGTCGAGCACCTGGCGCACGCTGTCGGCATACACGAACCTGGGTTCCAGCGTCGCCCACAATCCGGCCGCTTCGAGCGTCTCCCGCGTGTAGCGCCCCACCGGCACCGTGGCCGTCTTGCCGACGGCAATGTGCCTCACGGCCGGGGCAGCCAGATCCTTGAGCGAGCTGATCTCGATCGTGCTTTGCGCCGGCACCACCAGCACCACCGAATTGAACGCGAAGTCGCGCTTGGTGGCCGGATCGAAGAGCTTCTGTTCCACGCCGCGCGCGACCGTGGCCTGATCGGCGCTGACGAACACGTCGACCGGCGCGCCCTGGGCGATCTGCTTCAGCAGCACGCCCGAAGCGGCAAAGTTGAAGACCAGCTTGACGCCCGGCTTCGCCGATTCGAAGGCCGGCGCCAGATCCTGGAACGCCTGGGTCAGGCTGGCCGCGGCCGAGACGGTCAGCGGCTGTGCGCCCGCGAGCGCCGGCAGCGCCGCGAACAGGAGAACAAAGAGGATGCGGCGAAAGCGGGACATGCGGGACATGCGGGACACGGGATGCTCCTTGAAGATCAGCGCAGCGACAGATAACGGTTGGAGGCGACCAGAACCGCGACCGAGATGAGCGCGGTCACCAGGACGAGCAGCAGCGCGGTGTCGTCCTGGCCCGCCTGCACGGCGTCGTAGATCGCCATCGACAGCGTCTGTGTCTTGTGGGCCATGGAGCCGGCCACCATCAGCGAGGCGCCGAACTCGCCCATGGCCCGGGCAAAGGCCAGCAAGGTGCCCGCGAGGATGCCGGGCCAGGCCAACGGCAGCGTCACACGCACGAAGACCGACCACGGCGACTGCCGGAGCGTGCGTGCCGCGGCTTCCAGCGAACGGTCGACACCCGCGAAGGCAGCGCTGGCCGACTTGAGCACCAGCGGCAATGCAACCACGGCGGACGCCACCACGGCGCCATGCCAGTTGAAGATGATCGTGTAGTCGAAATACCGGTACAGCCAGCCGCCCAGCGCGCTGCGCCGGCCCGCCAGCAACAGGATCCCGTAGCCGATCACCGTCGGCGGCAGCACCAGCGGCAGCACCAGGATCGCCTCCACCACCGCGCTGCCCGGGAAGCGCCGGCGCGCGAACACCCAGCCCATGGCCAGCCCTGCCGCCAGTGCGAGCAGGGTCGCCACGGCGGCCACCTGCAGGGAGAGCGCCAGGGGCGACCAGTCGGCCTGATGTAGCAAATCCGACAAGGGTTCCGACATGGGTTGCGACATTTGTTCCGACATTCCTGACGTAGTGACCTACATAGCGCCTTGTGCGCAACATGCGTGCCCGCTCCGGAGCCCCGGATCCCGCCTGCGGCGCGGTCGGTCAGCCCGCGTGGGCCGCGACCTCGCGCATGAACAGCGCCAGGGCCTCGCGCGCCGGGCCCGGCTCGTGGACGGCCGGCTTGAGCAGCAGCCGATGCGGCCCGAGCCGATTGCGCAAGCGCTGCAGCTGCGCCGCGCAATGGGCGGGATCGCCGATCACGGCATTGGCCAGGATCGTCTCTTCGCTGGCGCCGGGCTCGAACATGGGCGGCATGCCCCCCGGCCCGAAATGCACCCCCATCCGGCCCGGGTACTCGCGCACGCCCGCCACGCCGTGCGCGACGGCCCGGGCGTGGTCCGGCTCGCAGTGGAAGAAGCGCGCGATGGCGAACGGAAAGTTGCCGCGCGCCGCGCGCTCGTCGCCCACCACCGCCGCCACCGTCCCCAGATCGGCCGAGGGCGTGGCCATCAGGCCGTGGCCCTGCGCGGCCGCCAGGCGCCGCGCGTCGGGACTCAGGCTCGCGAGCCAGACCGGCACCGGCTGCTGCAGCGGCCGTGGATGGATCGACAGGCCCGCGTGGCGGTAGTGACGGCCGTCGAAGTCGACGACCGGCTCGCTCCACAGTCGCCGGATCAACGCCAGTGCCTCCAGCATGCGCTGGCGTGCCAGATCACCGGAGTCCAGGCCCGCATGGCGCAGCTGAACCGGAAAGGGCCCGCCGCGGGCGACGCCGAATTCGATGCGGCCGCCACTGAGCAGGTCGAGCGTGGCCACATCCTCGGCCACCCGGACCGGATCGTTGAGCGCCAGCAGCGAAGCCCCGGTGCCCAGCCGTATGCGGGAGGTCCGTGCGGCCACGTAACCCAGCAGCACGGTGAGCGCACTGCCGATCGCGAAGGGGTTGTAGTGATGTTCGGCCACCCACACGTCGTCGAAGCCCAGCGACTCGGCCGCCACGGCTGTCTCAACCGCGTGTTCGAGCGCGACGCACGCGTCGCCTGTGGGGTCCTCGACGTTGAGGAAGACGCCGTAGCGCTGAAGGGGATCCGGCATGGCTTGGTTTCCTTTGCGTCGGGACAGGCCTCAGTGGCCATGGCGTGGGCATGCGCGCGGCCCCCCGGGTAGCGAGCGCTGCGGCGCCGGGCCGTGCATCGGCCGCTGCGTCAAGACCCCGGACACGAAGCTGCCGATGCTGGCGGTGCGCAGTGCGCGCCACGGCACGCCGTAGCGCGCACAGAGGCGCCGCAAGGCGGCCAGCGAGTCGCTGTCGATGAGGTTTAGCGGGCAGAACACCCAGTCGGCCTCCGGCAGCAGGGCCTCGAATCCCACCCGTCGGCCCTCGCCATGGCGCGGCCTCTCATCGTCGTCGACGAGGCCGGCATGCAGGATGAACCGGCCGCCGGCGGCCTGCACCAGGGTGCGCAGCACGGCGTTGCTGCCCGGATGGCCGCCGACGTAGACGATGCGCTTGTTGCGCAATGCCGCCAGCCACCCGGCGTCCGCGCGCCCTGCCCCGCCGATCAGCTCCGGCAGAGCCTCCTCCAGCGATCGAAGCTCCTCGTGCAGCGCGGCGATGTGGGCCTCGGCGCGATCGAGCCGTGCCGCGGCGTCCGCGGACGCGACCGCCTTCATGCCTGCGCCCCTTCCGCTGCCGCCCGTCCGCTCGCGGGTCTGGCCGGAAACCAGCTGCGCACGGTGTCGTAGTCGTAGCGGGTCAGCCCGGCATGCCTGGCCTGCGGCGCGAGCAGATGGACCGACAGGGGCTCGGCCCAGTTCCAGAAGTCGGCGCGCAACGCCGGCGGAAAGCCCGCATCGTCGAAGGCATGCCAGAGTTGCACCAGCCAGATCTCGCGCCCCTCTTCGTCGAGCAGCAGCGGCAAGCCCGCGCCGGCCTGCAGGCGGCTGTGGCGCTCGCTGTAGCAGAGCGGTCCGCCGCAGGCCTCGACCACGAAGTCGGCGACGCGCTGGCTCACGCAATCGAAGCAACGGCCTGCGCGCGCGAACAGGCTCGTGCGGCGCAGCCGCTCCATGTGCAGTTGCATCAATCGCCGCAGACCCTCCTCGTTGCACAGGGCCAGCAGGCGGTGTGCCGGTTGCAGCAATTGCGGCAGGCATGCCGGCGGCAGGAGCGCGTCGCGCCCGCTCGCCGCATCGGCCAGCGGCCAGTGCAAGGTGAAATAGCAGGCCCGGTTGCACGGCACCCATCGGGCGCGCGCCTGCGAATGACCGGTTGAACGTGTCGTCGAGTGCATGGGCATGTCGGGTTTGTCGTGTGCCTTGTTCGTTATGTCGTCGTGTACATCACGATGAACGGCACACTGCAATTGCCATACCCGGCGCCATGCCACTCAGGCCTGTGCTGCGGCGGGGACGGCCTCCTCGGGCCCGAAGCAGACGCCGTAGTCCGTGCAGACGCCGCAGCTCGGCGCCTTGCAGATGAACAGCGCCTCGCGTTCGCACAGCTGCTTGTAGAAGAACTTCTTCCACTTCATGTCGTGCGTGTTGCGGGCCGCGAGCGCGGGGAACCAGCGGCCGATCAACGCAGTGAGCTCGCGCCGCGAAGGCAGGCACAGGTCCTGCCAAAGATGGTTGTCGCCCAGGCTCGCGCAGGCCAGCGCACAAGCCACGGCCTCGCATTCTTCCGCGCTGCCGGCCCCGGCGTCGGCATGGTCGCGCAGCAGTGCGCGCAGGTCCTCGATCTCGTCGCTGCGCGGCTCCTGGCGTTCGGCACCCTGCAGTGCCGCCCAGTCCAGGCCCAGCGCCGCATCGGCGTGCGGAAACCACCGCGCCAGCAGCCGGCGCGTCGCCTCGGCATCGAGCCCCGGCATGGGCAGCGTCCGCAGGCCGTGGCGCTCGAAGGCCGCGCCCAGCACACCGGCCAGCGCCATCGCCGCGGGATCGCGCGGCCGGGCGGCGAAACGGATCAGGCGCGTGCGGATATCCACGGCCGGCTCGCTCTCACAGCTCGGCGGCCGCGTGGGTGTAGCACTTCTTCGGGCAGATCTTCGCGCAGGCGGTGCAGCCGATGCACAGCTCCTTGTGCGCGATGGTCATGACCTTCTTCTCATACTCGTCATCCTCGTCGTCTTCGCCTTCGAGGCGGATGTGCTCGCCGTCCTCGCCCAGGCCCACGAGTTCGAGCACGCCGCGCGGACAGACGCGAAAGCAGCGGCCGCAACCGATGCACTTCTGCTCGTCGAGCGCGGCGACGAAGGTCGGCGTCCATGAAGCGCCGCTGGGCAGGGTCACGCTGAAGGTGCCGGTCATCGCGGGCCCTCGTCAGGTCGTCGCTGCCGCGGCCTTGCGCGCTTCCATCAGCGCCGCATGGGCGTCGTGGCAGCGCTGCGCCACCGAGAGGATCTGCTCCCAGTGGGTCGGCAGCTCCTCCGACAGGTCGTGCAGGTCCATCTTGGCCTGGGTGGCCTGGGCGTTCAGCTTCTTCAGCCGGGCCTTGAGTTCGTCGGCATCGGTGCTCATGCTCTATCCCTTCCGTTCATGCGCCGTACTGGGCGACGGCCGGGTAGTCGCGGATCATCCCGATCGCCTCGCCCAGGAACTTGCCGCCGGCCTCGGCCAGCTTGGCCAGCGAGGGAAAGCCGAAGCGGTGCACGTCGCGCAGCTGCTTGTTGACCACCACCAGCCGGCCGGCGATCAGCACCATGCGGCCGAAGCCCTCGTGGCTCATCTTCATCATGGGCGAGACCATCTGGCCGGTGGCGCGCTCGATCGCGACGGCGATGGCGTTGTAGAAGATCTCCAGCCGCCACAGCGTCTCGGGATCGGGGTCGCCCATGATCGGGATGGCGCGGCGCTCCTCCGGCGTCAGGATGTAGGGCTTGAGCAGCTGCAGGTCGCTCTTGCCGTCCCAGGCCCCGTGGGTGTCCTGCGCGCGCAGTTGCTTGATCAGTTGCTGCACGAACGGCGTGGCCAGGAAGGCCTCGTCGCCGGCTTCGGCCGCGGGGGCCTCGATGATTGCTTCTTCAGCCATGGGAAACCTCTTCGTCCTCGTCTTCGAAATCGAAGGCGCGCTCGCCGTCCTTGGCCAGCGCCTTGCGCAGCCAGGGCGGCGGCGAGCCCTTGAGCACCTCCTGCAGCTTGTCGAGGATCGCGGCGATCGGCTCGGGCTGCGGCACCTTGATGGGATGGATCTTCAGCGCCACCACCCGCGCGGCCCCCGAGCCGCCGATGGCGGCGACGTAGAGGATGGCGCAGTCCTTGATGGCGTCGAGCTTGGGCGCGAGCTTGTCCTCGTCCCCGTCTTCCTCCAGCTTGCCGCCGAAGTCGAAGCTCTCGACGAATCGATGGCCGAGGGGCGTGACCTCGTAGGTCACGATGCTCTTGGCCCAGCCGAAGTGCGCATCGACGTGCGTCTTGTCCTGGGTAGCGAATGCGATTTTCATGGGGGCTCCTGGTGGGTGACTCGGTTCAGGCGCTGGCCGCCGCCACCGTGGCGACGCCCTCGCCCGCCGGCACGCGGGCGGCATCGGCCGCGGCGGCGCGCCGCGCCTCGGGCGCGAGCGGCCAGTCGCCGGCGTGGTGATGCGGGATCTGCTCGATCATCAGGTTGGCGATCTCGAAGATCAGGTTCATCGTGCCGCGGTAGCCGACGTATCGGCGGTGCGCATTGCCCACGCGATCGAAGACCGGGAAGCCGACGCGAAAGAGCGGCTTGCAAAGGCGCTCGGCCATCTGGCGCCCGTGCGAATGCGTCACCAGCAGGTCGCAATCGCCGGCGGCGTTCTCCATGTCTTCCAGGTCGCCGATCACCACCTGCTCGGCGGGCAGCAGCGCATGCGAAGGCGACTGCGTGGTGCTGACGCATACGCGCAGTTCGGCGCCCATCTCGTGCAGCAGGCTGCCCACGGCCAGCAGCAGGTCGGGCTCGGCGCCGATCGCCACCTTGATGCCGCCGGTGTAGAAGTGGCCGTCGAGCATCGCGTCGAGCAGTTGGCTGCGCTCGCGCCGGTACCTGGCCGGCACCGGCCGGCCGGCGATTTGCGACAGGCGCTGCAGCAGGCGGTCATTGGCTTCGAGGCCGGTCAGGCGCTCGAACACTTCGAGGGGCGTGCCGGCGATGGACTGCAGGGCCAGCGCCGCCTCGCGCGTCTGTTCGCCGACGCCGATCGTGAAGGCCGAGGCGCCAGCCGCGCGGATCTGCTCGAGCGTCGTCCCGCCCAGCGTGGTGCCGCGCCAGTCGGGCGCGATGTGGCCGTCGAGCGAGCCGGAGAGGTCCGGCAGCACGATGGCCTCGAGCCCGAAGGCCTCGATGATCTCGCGCAGCTCGTCGATGTCGCCCGGCGAGAGATGGCTGCCGGGCAGCAGCGTGACCTGCCCTGCCCGCACGGGCAAGGGCTTGACCAGCGCCTTCACGATGCCGGTGACGGCATGCTTGTAGCCATCCTCGAAGGCGCCCACGTAGTCCGGTGTCGAGACGTAGATGATCTCGGTGTCGTCCAGTTCCGGCTTGCGCTTGCGCACCGTGGCGATGTAGCCGTCGACGTCGTCGCCCTTGGTCTCGGTCAGGCCGGTGGAGCAGATCGCGATGAGCTTCGGCGCCGCGCGCTTGCGGATGTTGAGCAGCGCGGCCTCGATGTTCTCGTAGCCGCCGAGGATGGTCGTGACCTCGTTCATCGCCGTGGTCTGCAGCGGGATCGCCTCCTTGAAGTGGCGCACCAGCAGCACCAGGCCGAAGGAGGTGCAGCCCTGCGAGCCGTGCATCACGGGCATGCAGGCATCCAGCCCCATGAACGCGAAGCTCGCGCCCAGCGGCTGGCTCATCTTGAGCGGATTGACCGCGCAAGCTTTTTTCGATTCGACGACGCTGGCCATGGCGTGGGTCCGATGTCCGATGTGCCGCGGCCGCTTCAGGCCGCAAGCTCGTCGGCTTCGAGGCCGGGGGCCTTGCGCGGGGCGGGCTGCACCGCGCCCAGCGTCTCGCCGTCGTCGCCCCAGGGCGCCGGGATGCGTACCTGCTGCCACACCGGATTGAAGAGGGCGCGGTCGATCTCCTGCACCAGCTCCACCATCCCCTCGTAGCCGCCGTAGGGATGGTGGCGCTCCTGGTTGATGTCGAGCCAGGGCATGCGGGCCTTCAGCGCCACGAACTGCGAACGTCCGCCCGACAGCATGATGTCGGCCTTGGCGTCGCGCAGCATGTTGTACATCTCGCGCGGCGTCATGTCGTCGATCATGTGGGCGTCGTCGCCCATGATCTCCTTGATCTTTTCCTTGTCTTCGCGGGTGCTCTTCTTGATGCTGGTGCCGACGATCTCCAGCCCC
This region includes:
- a CDS encoding oxygen-binding protein, which codes for MPMHSTTRSTGHSQARARWVPCNRACYFTLHWPLADAASGRDALLPPACLPQLLQPAHRLLALCNEEGLRRLMQLHMERLRRTSLFARAGRCFDCVSQRVADFVVEACGGPLCYSERHSRLQAGAGLPLLLDEEGREIWLVQLWHAFDDAGFPPALRADFWNWAEPLSVHLLAPQARHAGLTRYDYDTVRSWFPARPASGRAAAEGAQA
- a CDS encoding porin; this encodes MKKKTLACIAALVAAGSASAQSSVTLFGVLDAAVSYYQTNSKYVNAFNPANPALPVPHPDVRQSQWVLSSGNYTGSRVGFRGTEDLGGGLAASFWLEAGIANDTGASLTPIGVAFNRRSTVSLSGAFGEVRLGRDYTPTFWNDNVFDPFQTVGVGAVAISMLLGGAGSAGTIGNLVVNPNYVRASNSVSYFLPPDLGGFYGHVMYAFGENTKYDPGTLTPPTPNTARTGRYAGARLGYANGPLDVAAAYGSSVVGDDYFAGITKYLNTGNIAGSYDFGPAKLFGEYSHVELQNDRKIQSPFAPSGDITITGYLLGLTVPVGPGLIRASYSHLQADLKNVAQASPGVSVPDPKADKLALGYVHNLSKRTLLYATFGYTKNKNGAAIPPALPPNGNVGYLNPSVTDLLNQSAGYRADTGYGYDLGIRHVF
- a CDS encoding nitrogen fixation protein NifQ; this encodes MDIRTRLIRFAARPRDPAAMALAGVLGAAFERHGLRTLPMPGLDAEATRRLLARWFPHADAALGLDWAALQGAERQEPRSDEIEDLRALLRDHADAGAGSAEECEAVACALACASLGDNHLWQDLCLPSRRELTALIGRWFPALAARNTHDMKWKKFFYKQLCEREALFICKAPSCGVCTDYGVCFGPEEAVPAAAQA
- the fdxB gene encoding ferredoxin III, nif-specific codes for the protein MTGTFSVTLPSGASWTPTFVAALDEQKCIGCGRCFRVCPRGVLELVGLGEDGEHIRLEGEDDEDDEYEKKVMTIAHKELCIGCTACAKICPKKCYTHAAAEL
- a CDS encoding ABC transporter ATP-binding protein translates to MIDLDLQLSLSDGTRRFDLDMQLAADVPVVALYGPSGAGKSITLQAIAGLMRPAAGHVRIAGRTLFDASRGIDVPVPARGVGYLFQHYALFPHLDVRDNVAFGLTSWCRRRMSPRDAKRVDELLHSFGLGPLARSRPGALSGGQQQRVALARALVCEPSVLLLDEPFAALNPELRRDLRRELAEVRARWKLPVVMITHDIDDVLALADVAFVVEQGRVVREVDVRRGVEREVVRRVLLPEAETAAPSPTQLGVRAMLEAFSYG
- a CDS encoding NifX-associated nitrogen fixation protein, producing MAEEAIIEAPAAEAGDEAFLATPFVQQLIKQLRAQDTHGAWDGKSDLQLLKPYILTPEERRAIPIMGDPDPETLWRLEIFYNAIAVAIERATGQMVSPMMKMSHEGFGRMVLIAGRLVVVNKQLRDVHRFGFPSLAKLAEAGGKFLGEAIGMIRDYPAVAQYGA
- a CDS encoding TOBE domain-containing protein; amino-acid sequence: MADVTLLSGELKLAGRLDARFFALLEAIGGTGSINRAARAAGYSYKGAWLLIDTATNLAREPLMESAAGGRGGGGSRLTPAAHELLAAWRRLQSRHGEFLRAQEDWLNQQPALAGLLRRIAMKTTARNQFAGTIAGVESGPVTTQVTIAVAGGQEIVATMTTAAATRLKAEPGKEAIALIKSSAIVLVTDFAGYALSARNQFAGTISRVEKGAVSSLVGLTVPGGTTLTASVTNDAVDALGLAVGQPATAVFKAYSVMVAVTRMT
- a CDS encoding LLM class flavin-dependent oxidoreductase, which codes for MPDPLQRYGVFLNVEDPTGDACVALEHAVETAVAAESLGFDDVWVAEHHYNPFAIGSALTVLLGYVAARTSRIRLGTGASLLALNDPVRVAEDVATLDLLSGGRIEFGVARGGPFPVQLRHAGLDSGDLARQRMLEALALIRRLWSEPVVDFDGRHYRHAGLSIHPRPLQQPVPVWLASLSPDARRLAAAQGHGLMATPSADLGTVAAVVGDERAARGNFPFAIARFFHCEPDHARAVAHGVAGVREYPGRMGVHFGPGGMPPMFEPGASEETILANAVIGDPAHCAAQLQRLRNRLGPHRLLLKPAVHEPGPAREALALFMREVAAHAG
- a CDS encoding CCE_0567 family metalloprotein yields the protein MSTDADELKARLKKLNAQATQAKMDLHDLSEELPTHWEQILSVAQRCHDAHAALMEARKAAAATT
- the modA gene encoding molybdate ABC transporter substrate-binding protein, with protein sequence MSRMSRFRRILFVLLFAALPALAGAQPLTVSAAASLTQAFQDLAPAFESAKPGVKLVFNFAASGVLLKQIAQGAPVDVFVSADQATVARGVEQKLFDPATKRDFAFNSVVLVVPAQSTIEISSLKDLAAPAVRHIAVGKTATVPVGRYTRETLEAAGLWATLEPRFVYADSVRQVLDYVARGEAEAGFVYRTDAAIGGDKVRIVLTAQGHTPVSYPAVVVSESRNKALAADFIAFLLGPQAQQVLARHGFAQP
- a CDS encoding DUF2325 domain-containing protein — translated: MKAVASADAAARLDRAEAHIAALHEELRSLEEALPELIGGAGRADAGWLAALRNKRIVYVGGHPGSNAVLRTLVQAAGGRFILHAGLVDDDERPRHGEGRRVGFEALLPEADWVFCPLNLIDSDSLAALRRLCARYGVPWRALRTASIGSFVSGVLTQRPMHGPAPQRSLPGGPRACPRHGH
- a CDS encoding TetR/AcrR family transcriptional regulator; protein product: MLDAARSAFIELGMEKTSIREIAQRAGYTPGAIYSYFASKEEVYGALLGESLERLNERVQEAVTHSSEGADRLRAAAGAFFDFYRSNPRDLDLGFYLFQGMKPRGLTPELNHELNARLLDSLQPVQAELERLGMRSAAALEEVTALFAHTVGILVLSHTGRIRLFKQASLDLFNTYLEQLLGRAGSSPRR
- a CDS encoding GAF domain-containing protein, with the translated sequence MSERNLETFSALLASEGPEAALQYLNSGVPHRYTAIYRFEGDLLRNVLLHDKRRQMRPEFLIAVPFKQSFCQFVRRDQVFRTNDSASDERLAGHPYRGVVVSYHSVPVLNDEGALWGTMSHFDMRSHPVADSEFELLQQAAKALSSYIPRLVD
- the modB gene encoding molybdate ABC transporter permease subunit: MSQPMSEPLSDLLHQADWSPLALSLQVAAVATLLALAAGLAMGWVFARRRFPGSAVVEAILVLPLVLPPTVIGYGILLLAGRRSALGGWLYRYFDYTIIFNWHGAVVASAVVALPLVLKSASAAFAGVDRSLEAAARTLRQSPWSVFVRVTLPLAWPGILAGTLLAFARAMGEFGASLMVAGSMAHKTQTLSMAIYDAVQAGQDDTALLLVLVTALISVAVLVASNRYLSLR